The nucleotide sequence GAACTCTTTCACGCTTCCCGGCATTGGAAAGATTGTGCTCATGCAGCGGAAAGCGCGTGTGGGGAGGAATCCTCAGACGGGCGAGGCTATCAAGATACCGGCCAAGAAGGTCGTGAAGTTCAGGGTTGCAAAGGCAGCGAAAGACGCCATCCTCGGCAAGAAATAAGTCTTTCAGCTACCGTGGTTGGATAGATCACCCTCGGCCTCTCTTATCTTACGAGGGGGCTGGGAGGCGTTCCCTGAATCAATGCAATCATACTGATGGTCTCCTGAGGAACTTCGCAAGGGCTCCGGGGAGGACAGGTGTACACCGGGAAGAACGGGCGTGAGCGGAGAAAGAGGTTATGGTGAAGAGTGAAAAGACCATTGAACGAGTGGATGAACTCCAGACATGGGAA is from Thermodesulfovibrionales bacterium and encodes:
- a CDS encoding HU family DNA-binding protein, with translation MAKAMTKSQIADHLAKKADIKKVQAAMVLDEIAKLAYKEAKNSFTLPGIGKIVLMQRKARVGRNPQTGEAIKIPAKKVVKFRVAKAAKDAILGKK